In Setaria italica strain Yugu1 chromosome IX, Setaria_italica_v2.0, whole genome shotgun sequence, the genomic stretch GGAGCACGGTAACTTCGTGTTACCATTGAGCTATGGCCGTGGGCTCCAAAATGGTATAGAGTAGCTGCGCCTAACGGAACACAGCTGCCACCCCAGAGAGAACGATAGATGCCCGTCTACATTGCTCTGGTTAGTTTTATCGTCAACCATCCGCTAAAGCGCTTTGAATCaggttcttcttcttcgttgCAGCTTTCTCTCCCGGCCGGCAAGCCATTCTTTACATACGAACAGAAACAAGTGCATGAGCATCTTAGGCAGCATGCACGTTTGGTTGTTTTTAGGGATCAAAGGAACCGCACGAGAACAGAACATCCTGCAGTCAGTGTTCGGTCACTAGATAAAGAGAAGGGGACAAAAGGAAGATGCACGATGCAGCACGCTAGTATGAACTGGACCTTGCCTTCCCAGGcggggcacgggcacgggcacgggcacggaGCAGAACGCTGTCCCTTGCTTGCTTTGGTCAGTCTGCTGGGCTCTCGGACAGCCTGTAACGATTACCCTACGGCTGGTATACCGTTTACGTGTGCTGATTACGGCTGATCCAGAGGCCAACTGGCCAAGGAAAGTTCTCTGTGGGCCGtggcttccttttttttttcaacaggAAGTTCTCCTCTATCCATATGACTAGGCGCACCATCCTTTTGCAAGCCTGCAACGCACGTGCAGAGGACTACGCAGAATACACTATTCTGCATGGAGTGATTGTGCTGATTGCTGAACACGCGCGGGGGCAGTGTGCACACGCGAGCGTACATAGGATGCTGGGCCCATCCGGGCCAGATATGGCCCAGTATCTCAGGTAAAATGGAGCAAGGCCCATTAAGAGAGGCTTTGAGGAGCAAGGCCCATTAAGAGGGTACTGACAGTTGTTTCGAGTATACTAGAACGGTAGCCGATCTGAACGATATGGAAATCGGCCTTCGCATCACTGGGATCTTAGTGATTTTTTTTCATAGCAAAGGATTGGAATCCTACTAAATACTTCGGTACCTTCAAATTTGGAGCCTCCTGAATTGTAGAACTTTATGTGAAAATGTATATTTATAGGAATTTTAGCGTGCATTTAACAAGGTTTCGAGCCCGTGCTCCAGTAGTACATCCACCCTTAGCCGAACAATAATATTATTGCTAGAGCTGAAGTTAAATTAGGTCATATTTATTTGAGCGTAGCTCTCTTGGAAGACCATTCTTAAAAGGTTTTGTTTGTTTGCTATCTATTAAGAACTTATCCGATACTTATACAAGTAGGGAGCATATACTTATACAAGCAGGGAGCATCGGATAAGATCTTATTTATCCGATGCTCCCTACTCATATCATCGGGCATCCAGTATAAACCTAAGAAAAAGTATCTTATTGTCGTACTCATTTGCAAACATTTATGGTCATTATAATTTGTATATCAGGTAGTGACGACTTCAAGATCTGTGCTGTATGTGCCACTTGTCATAATCTTGGAAGCTTTCTCACCTAATAGACCTGGCCGAAATTTGTTTGAGCGATTGTGTGTCCCCCCTCGCGTCTGTCGTCCCCTGGACGACTTTCCCCCCGTCTCCCACAACCCCAACCCACCGCGGCGCGGCGGAATCCAGTTCCAAGCCCACCAAATCGAGCCGGACCCCGGCGCCACCAAATCGCGCGGCCTCGGAGATCCAGAACGGTCTAGAAGCAGCGGGGAGGCGCCGCCGGAAGCGGAGGAAGCAGGCGCCGGTGGTGGCGAAGtcgtcgggggcggcggcggcggctgcggcggctggGGTGCCTGCGATGATAACCCGGTCGAAGCTGGTGGAGCAGCTCCGCGACTACCAGATCCGATCCCAGCACAAGTAAGTCCCCGCCCCCATTTCCACCCCTGTCCAACCCCGACTGAAACCGGAGATTTGACTAGCTGCGTGCTCAGATCCCGTGCTCCCGGATGCGTGTGATGCGCAAATTTAGTCACATGGTCTGTAGTTGCAGTTGCGGTGGGTTGAGTTGCGTCCTTGGTAGGTAATGCGATTTTCTCTGCTGCTGTGAAGGCATTGCCAATTTGTGTGGCCTGGATCTGTAAGAACTGCGGAGGGCATTGTATAACGGTTACGCTATGGTGGCGTCTGCTCTAGTGATTATTGTTAAGAACATGATCTTGTGGTGCTCTCTACCTGGATTTTGTATCCTGTCCTGGGGAGCCAAAGGCGTTTATTTGTTCATGCAGTCTAGGTTCGATCCGGCCTAGCTTAGTGTCATGGTGGAGTCCTTTTGGTCTGAACGAAGTCCGTGTTATAAATTTTGCTCATAGGTTTGAGCTTTACTGGTTTTATCCATGGTTAGCAAATCATGCCCTCACAGCCTCACTTGCTACCTGATACTGTGTGCTGCTGCATACAACGTCCAAAAGACTGAGAACAGTTAACTAACTACTGACTGTTTAGTTTTTATGGCACcacacttgattttttttagaatcgGCAGTGCCAAACCATGCTAGCAGACCACTAAATGTTTGGCATGTGCATTTGGAAGTTGATTGTTCTCTGAACATGTCAGAACCGCATGAGACATGCAGAATAATTTCTTATCCCTGTTAGCCTGTCCTATGTGAAATACATCTGCTCATCACAGTAATCACTAATCCGAACATTCCACTGCTTCCTATGTTCTGCAGGCGCGACATTATCGGAGCTATCTCATGGGGCTTGCTGTGTTGCTTCCTGATAATATCCTCGTACATGACGCTATACTTCAGGCACTTTTGGCTTAGTGCTATTATCATCTCAGTTGGTATTCTTCTTCCTGCCGGCCTGTATATTTTGAGGCAGAGAAAGCTGGctaagaagagagagagaagacTGCTGTTGCCTCTCTCCATGTAAGGTTGTTGTTAGATTTCTTGTTTCTGCAGTCTTCCTGTCTTGATAGGATCCACATTCTTGGCTTGCGGCTTGCATAGCACACATCCAACATTTTATACGTCTGTGGCCCTTAATACACATCCTTGATGTTTTCCAAAGTTCTACAGGAGATATGGTTATTTCGCGATCCCCTTGTTGTGTGAGTAGATATCCTCCAATGCTTTTGGGGCATGATATGATGGTTTGTGCTATAtgcttcattttccttttctttttcttttggtttgaTGGATACCTGCAGCCTGAAGAAATATCTCAATATGTCAGATTACACAGGCTATCACCACACTTCTGTACCTAGAATTCTAGATGTTGCTTCAATGTTTTGTAGTCCTGGAATTTTTTAAGCCTCATATCCACCCTAGCTGCACCTGCTCAAGTTAGCTTCTGGTTAGAATGATGCGATTTCCTTCTGGGCTTCTTATGCCCAGTTGATATTTGTTTTGACAAAGTTGTACGTATGTCGGAAGGCTGAGCAGCTAGGTACTGAATACTATACTCTCTTACCACTGGAATACGCTTGTACTGGCAGTCGCTGCAACAGTCATTTGCTTCAAAAGCTAACAGCTGCAAACGTTAACAATGGCAACATGTTTTGCCTGTGATGCACGCCTGTATCTTTGTACCACAGCTCTTGAGCTGCAGGAGAAGAACTTTACGGTCCTTTTGGACAGAAGTTCCACGAGAGTCTGGCAAATAAAAGAGTACAGTTTATACGGGACTTCGAGGTTACCGGTGCGACCCATATTTTGAAATGGTTGTCTGATGAATGCAAAGTCACGTGCTGGAATTGCACAGTACATAAGCCGTGCAGGTGTGTTCCCTAGCAAATAGTGGCAATCGAGCGTCAAGGTCACATCTATAGGAACTGACGCAATGGAAACAAGCATGCAGACCATGCCAGGTAAGCGCTTCCCGGGCCAGCCGGGAAAACATGCTCTCGATCGTGGCACGCGCCGATGCGCCGTGACGAAATTCGAAACACAGACGGATCAGGGTCAGGGATGCGTTACGAGCAAAGGCATCGGCCGGAGGCCGAAGCTGTGTACAACAGACAGTAGCAGCTCCCCTCCCGTTATGCGGCCACCGACTTGTCTTCGACTCGCAGTCGACTTCCTCGTCCCAACCAAAACCATCGTCGCTAGTCGGACTCGGACTCGCTCCGCCGTACATAAAGTCCCGCTGCGCCGCCCGCCATGATTCGCATCGGCACCGGCATTCCGCggcctcccccctcctcctcccgcgatcagctcgccgcctcccttccctctcctcgcgatggccgccgccttcgtagaagccgccgccgccgccgccgctcctcgccaacACCGCAAGAGGACGCGCGTCGCCATGGGCACCACGGACGACTACGAGGAGACCTGCTGCCTCGGCCAGGGGAccttcggcgccgtcgtcaAGGGGCGCCACCGCGCCACCGGTGGCGCCGTGGCCATGAAGTTCCTCGTCagccagcccgccgccggcggccccgcGGCTCTGCTGCGGGAGGCGCTCTTCCTCGAGGCCTGCGCCGGGAACCCCTTCGTCGTCGGCTCCCGTGGCCTGGCCCGCGACCCGGCCACCGCGGAGCTCTGCCTCGTCATGGAGTACGGCGGCGCGAGCCTCCGCGACGCCCTGCGCCAGCGCGACCGCACCGGGAGACCGCCGCTGCCCGAGGACGCGGTGCGCGCCGCCATGTGGCAGCTGCTGAGCGGCGCCAAGAGGATGCACGATGCCCACATCATCCACCGCGACATCAAGCCCGAGAAcatcctcgtcggcgacgaccGCGTCCTCAGGTTCTGCGACTTCGGGCTCGCCGTGCACATGGCGGAGCGGCCGCCGTACACCCAGGCCGGCACGCTCTGGTACATGGCACCCGAGATGCTGCTGGAGAAGCCCGACTACGACGCGCTCGTCGACACCTGGTCGCTCGGCTGCGTCATGGGGGAGCTCGTCACCGGGAGGGCTCCGTTCCAGGGCGAAGACTCTGAAGACCAGCTC encodes the following:
- the LOC101777013 gene encoding uncharacterized protein LOC101777013; the protein is MPVYIALLSHLIDLAEICLSDCVSPLASVVPWTTFPPSPTTPTHRGAAESSSKPTKSSRTPAPPNRAASEIQNGLEAAGRRRRKRRKQAPVVAKSSGAAAAAAAAGVPAMITRSKLVEQLRDYQIRSQHKRDIIGAISWGLLCCFLIISSYMTLYFRHFWLSAIIISVGILLPAGLYILRQRKLAKKRERRLLLPLSM
- the LOC101764745 gene encoding putative cyclin-dependent kinase F-2; translated protein: HRKRTRVAMGTTDDYEETCCLGQGTFGAVVKGRHRATGGAVAMKFLVSQPAAGGPAALLREALFLEACAGNPFVVGSRGLARDPATAELCLVMEYGGASLRDALRQRDRTGRPPLPEDAVRAAMWQLLSGAKRMHDAHIIHRDIKPENILVGDDRVLRFCDFGLAVHMAERPPYTQAGTLWYMAPEMLLEKPDYDALVDTWSLGCVMGELVTGRAPFQGEDSEDQLCAIVGVLGVPDDRAWPWFSSTPFANEMTELDKQRHKSNILRCKYPETKLSDEGFELLNGLLTCNPDKRLTAAAALKHPWFSKIRAGSAKG